The DNA region tcctagaggctccctgacttcgcgtcaggttcgtcctcgctgtcaataatcctagcggctccccaatttcgcattgggttcgtccgcgttccttaactaacaaatttatatcatattcctagggtaataacccttcgccggccactcgtgctgctcgcggccctggctcgtaacagaactggtgacagcggtgggattgttcaattattttaggatcactttaattttgggtttactacgttaaattactcgtagctgagtattgacaatatactagttttcctagttacgtctcaatattattagcaatatactagttttcgctagtcacgcttttataccaataatatactagttttcctagttgaaaggtttcggtaatatactagttttctctagttacattccttaaaaatgccgaattcagctgcaaatatttctttcgttgacataatgaacttgacggtttcgcttgcaaactctatgtcgctgttgacgcaaaagacatgcttacagaatgttacttcgacaattccgacctttaacggggaagacccctctttgattcgtttcgcgcaaactttagaggacgggttaactttgattccggagggtacggaaaccgagtatctggcaattgttcttactaagctcgtcgggccagcacgtagatgcacattagagcacaagtttactaccgtaaaagcgttaattcaacatttgaagaaacggttcgctcccggcaagagcctatcatattatcaagtggaaatcgcgaaactacatattcgcgaaggagaaagcctacgacaatacatcgataggacaagccacttggtctactgtacgcgcggagccatgagggaaaaatacgaggcacatgctgaagaatttatcaaattgatggaaaaggacgtcattgaaaacttcatcgatggattaccggatcggatttccctgaaggtgtcggctatcttgaaggatataaaaaatctggaggatgcttacgacgccgtgctacagatagataaaagattaaggaatcgacgacagtcgcctcggagtgaatcaccatcaaggtggtcccgccgagattcatatgaccaggactctcgctaccgcgatcgtgaagtgtcatatcccttatctccaagcaaatatgaccgacacagggatcaacgcacgagaccatctggttttgaggaggaaagagaaggacgagcgtctgcctggaccttgcgtcacaggagcccctccggttccccctccaaccgttcggattcgtcaattgtgagagacggagagaaacggtatacaattttaaaaaattccgataggaatcgcatgtcaaaatcgtattgttggcattgcggaacatccggacacgatggaaaattctgcaagaatcgaccgcgtagtccgcgattccaaagagattcgcgagattcgtccgtggaatcgaacaaatctttaaacttcgatcgcgctcaccgtacaggcgacacgatgagcgaaaacaaagaagttcgctaaagaactgtccgcttcgaggaaaaaccctcatcaaggaagctccagcaccacgaatcaaaatcaaaatcccggaactggaatcaggcacgggagaatttctacttgatggtggagcatccgtaaatttagtcgttcttgacgttttaggagaaggagcagaaattgtttcacgcgaagaaattgaaataactggtcttactacaaatccaattcgcactctaggaactacgatacttcacatacacgaagctcctgcgtttttctacgtagtgaagcgccttgcaatagaagcagatggacttataggaagcccatttttaaaacaggaagaagcagaaatttcttattaccatgggacactggtattaaaaaataagcccatcaggcctattcgattttcaaattaccagcaggactcagatgtacggaccaaacatcgcatcgatgcccgaacatctcaacagattgccataagaatagctaatccaaggataaaagaaggctatttaccacgcataaaaacgcacaaacaactctacataggagaagccgccgtcctgaacgacggaggaaaatgtcatgttatggcaaccaacactagcgaggaagccatagacgtagaaatagagccacaaatcgtggaaccttacgacattttgagcacatcagatgaagatatttattcagaggtacgtcaacattgtaatttcaaaactagagaagataggatacagggaatctccgaaacgctaaatttgagtcacctgaacaaagaagaacggtgtagcatcaccgcattgataaaggaatttcccgatcgattttatctcctcggagataaattagggaaggcatctgatttcaagcactccttacatacaactgatgagattccgattaacacgagacagtatcgctaccctcctgtacaccaagaggaaataaaaaagcaaatcaatggcttattatccgatggtattattactccgtcgaaatctccgtacaattcacccttgtggattgtacccaaaaaaccagatgcgcaaggaaacaaacgttggcgcatggtaatagattttcgtgcgcttaacgagaagaccatttccgataaatatccactgcctcaaattacggaaatattggatcgtctcggaggagccaaatacttctccgttttcgatcttgccagtgggttccaccaaatagaaatggatccgaaagacagacagaagacagctttcaccacccctaatggacattatgaattttcacgaatgccgtttggtttgaaaaatgcaccacctacttttcaacgcctcatggatcaggtattaactggactccagggaacggacgttttcatttacctggatgatatcgtggtttacgctgcgtcattacacgaacacaacattaaagtcaggaaattattaaaccgtttgcgagaacatggtttaactcttcaaaccaataaatgcgaattcttacgaaaagaagttgcataccttggacatattatttcaagacagggagtaaaacctgatccccgaaaattaaaggctgtcaaggatttcccaacgcctacctcacagaaaaatatacaacagtttttgggtttagtaggatattaccgaagattcgtaccagatttcactacaaaagcaaaatctttaattgaccttctaggaaagggcagaaaattcaaatggactgaagaacaggaaaacagtttcaagcagttacgtgaagaactctgtcgagagcctattttacaatatccagatttcagcaaaccattcgtcattacaacagacgcctctgaatatgccgttggagccgtgcttagtcaaggcgaaataggaaatgatctgccgatcgcttatgcatcacgtagcctcaacaaagcagagagaaattattcagccacggaaaaagaatgtttagcaatggtatacgccgtcatatatttccgaccatatgtgtacggaacaaaattcacattggttacagatcatcgaccattagtttggctacattctgtgaaagatccgacatcaagactcatgaaatggaagctccgactattagaatatgattatcaggtcgtccataaatctggaaaaacaaataagaatgctgatgcattgtcacgtaatcctacttccatctgtttaccactcatcccgagggaagtcaaagaccccgattttaaaatccaaataccgaatacagctgtcgacgctgtttcaataggacaacgcgtcagacaactacatcgagaccgagaaaaacggccgaaatatcaacaaacaagcagcagttcagatgagacggaacaacccgccctggggaaggttcaacactcaccaattattaacataaatagaactcttccgagtttatctaaagagatagtgatgccagacgaagatcaggacaacgcacaccattttttgcccgcagcaaactccacagaaattttttctacggataagaatacgaccttatctggtgatttaatttcgtttgaggagccactggaaaacaccgttatagagaataggaacaatttacaggaggatgtacccaacataccgcaggtaccatttcccgaaataggtgaaattttgcaacgcaacgtaattcgatttccaaacaatataatacgcgaagcaagggcgcggcaactgcctgatcgcacagccgacccttacccattctttgacgccgataccgatggttcttctatcgaaactgacctggaagcgccgccggaaccgaaacagaggattagcatttcttcaaacacccttaccgcaaaggaagaccattatgtacatttcatatcagctgatcgcaacctaataacccccgtaggaaaactgttactggacacgggattaataaataagcaagaacttttagctgcacgaccgaaaaagggacaggtcataatttcaaacaatgggttatttaaaacctttagcattgtaatttctgataacttctatgagaaaccaaaaagattggatataattaatggattgaaaactcttcaatctgctttagaacaaaataggagcaaatcttttcgaatatccgccaccggagatcatcataaatcatcgcctgatgaacttttcaaagcattaaaagaagtctttacagattcaacttatcaaattacaatatgtaactgtgttattactacaccttccgtagaagacaggcaagaaatcatccatgaagcacatgatagcctaataggagggcataaaggagttacaaaaacctacaatcgcattcgatcaagatttcattggccgcacatgcgcaacgaaattcaggattacatccgaaaatgtaaaagttgtcaggagcaaaaattagtcagaacgaaaactcgtcaacctatgttgatcactgacacaccgttggacgcatttgacaaaatttcattagataccgttggaccattaccaattacacctggagggaaccgacacattctcaccatgcaggataatctaaccaaatattgtattgcagtagcgatacctaatatccgagccaccaccatcgcagatgcttttgcacggcattttattgcaatatatgggacacctcgagccatactcacggataagggaaccagcttcattggaactcttatgacaaatctgtcagaaatattcaagattaaacaaatcaccacctccggatatcgaccacaaactaatggatcattggagcgaagccatattgttcttacagaatacctcaaacactatatggagaactacgaggattgggatttattaattccgtttgcaatgttttcttataatacgtctgttcatgaagctaccaacttcacaccatatgaattaatttttggtaaacaggctcgagagccaacttcatttccaaccggtacaattttgaagacatatggagactatttatcggaactaataacaaatatagtccgaatccgtaatatagcagcaaatggaaaccatgcataacgatcttctaaggagcaggactacctccaccgacagcagtctctacctgagcaccacctagcaataagtacacttatacctacactacactcgttaaaaattttttctcttcagtttattttgttttctctccacttttttctttcttttcttaaagtctattgtatctaggacgtttcctccctgatgagaaagcatcacgggaaccgcgatgtttcttcttggtggggagatgttacggatgacgaacaggtgttcaatatcatctctggcaggaaccgtcctagataaacgaacagagtttttccctagataaatctacataattgtttaggttagtttagggcccaaacgtacgcacgaccaactggtcgttgacaaaatacgaatgttcacttgaagggtactgacaagtaccacctgtcattgcagggctatataagcccttacatttctactctcgtgggctagtactgtcgtaatcacgaatagtgtcgcgtcgtgctgcatctcggaagtcaactaccagtgagatcggacgttcgttccttttgaatcaaagtttaaccgtacagattccgcgagttcggtctaaaatctgttaggcagtgacaaggttgctccgagtcccccgcattgccagtgcgtcaacaccgtgcgtcttagcttaggtaatatcacctttcaatttctttcctattctaaattcagttcattcgcgacacaaatacacttgtagaacgaaactctatagtaagaatatatttgtcttctttgataattaactcaaattcattaaacccataattatcgtccaatatcctaaccaagtaattgaacgtccccacatgatacaatcttaccgctcggattgtatcaattaaattatactagttacgaggcttactaattatcctagcaattcccagattaaccatcaggttctttcgcgacattccaattgtccgaacagagatttatccaacctagcggctccccagttttgcattgggttcgtccgcatcctaacagctccctgacttcgcatcaggttcgtctgtgctattatacaacctcctagcagctccccggttttgcatcgggttcgtctgcgtttgactccattcctagaggctccctgacttcgcgtcaggttcgtcctcgctgtcaataatcctagcggctccccaatttcgcattgggttcgtccgcgttccttaactaacaaatttatatcatattcctagggtaataacccttcgccggccactcgtgctgctcgcggccctggctcgtaacacaatCGAGCCGAAGAATTAGGAAGACAGTAAGCAAATCCACTCCAGATTAAAAATCACGATCACAGCGTGAATGAATTTAAAATCATAGTGATTTTGCACGCCATCACTAATCGTGTACACTAACCTCATCCTTTTCCACAAACGCTCTCATTCGCAGCTTTTCCCCTACCTAGTATCTTATTTCGTCCAAGAGACCTACAAATTGTCAAGAGTATATAAACCAAGCGATCATATACTGATTCCAGTAACCTTTTCTTGTTAATCGCAACCATGGACCTAAAGGATGGTGCATAAAGTGTACTTATGGCGCAGGGGTTGAAACGAAAGACGGAAGGAGAGTCGACTTCTAAAACGTCCTTCAGTCATCCTGGTCGGCAAACCTGATGCTGCCTGATGCCATCTAtgtcagcgctcggatttacttactcgcgacggccgagttgtAAAGgttacgccccctcgacccggccgcgcgtctcgctccccgtggcggtcaTAGTTCTCCTAGACGCCACGAATAgcgagtatatgtatattatatgtaaGCGTTTGggtagaaataatttatttgcgtAGTTACAGTTGCATTCTGAAAAATCTTAGTTTGctaaatattttctttgattAATTAATGGCATGATTGAACTAGAGATCGACGAATTTTAAGTCTTCTTTTAATAGAAatgaacaatttattcgaaagaAAAGGTTCTGGTAAAAACGTTATTACTATTTGAATGATGTATAATTGCTTTCCCCGTACTATATTTGAATACTTCATATTAATATGGAATACGTCAGTTGCAGAAACGACAGATTAATTCGCTCAAAATATTTTCGTTTCATCCTAGCTTGTATACGTAGGTACTTTCAATTAAGAGATCCACATTTCTCATTTTTAGATGTATACGATTCTAAGCGATTCAAGAAAATAAATGGAACATTTTAATATCAAAATGAATGATATAAATATCATTTAGACCGTGCCTAGTAGCCTACAAACCCCACCGTCCCACATTGTGATATTTCGGTCATTTAGGAGAATTTAAttccgaaattaaaaatttaaaaaaactgcGTATTTATTCCTACATTGGAAGCAATACCTCCGTAACCGAGAATCACTATTCTTTTGAATTTTTCATCGCATTCAGATAAGAAAAATAAGCCTTAAGTGAACTCTTCTGCCTATACAATTATTCCAGTCTTCCCGGTCTGCTTCGAGCACATATCGAGCACAGCTTGCAATCGTACGATGCGAGCAGATGGCAGGAATTACGCTGTCAGAACGACGCTCGAAGCTGAGCATGCTCGGAATCTGTTAGATTTTAGATAACACACCCTACTGCCGATATTTATTCGGACGCAGAAGTATCGCTTCATGCTGACCGGCACAAGCTGAGAGCAGAACAGTTTGTCCaaacaggggtaatcgaaaaggaatcgaggGGAATAGTCGACTGTGCGACGAGAATAGAGTaaggcgaatgggagacacgttcaGTGATGCGAGAAATGCGcaacatttcacgcgcatgcgcggtgATTAGTCTCAGTATAATAAgattctcgatgaaatggggtaccttgagcaccccgcagaattttaaaaaatttatatgatttgattctgaaaaatgaatgtataacaagcgtatttgtgtatattttgtaactcgtagtacacgttctggagtctttttgtccggtacagattgtttcggtacattcctgccaatataactgcctcagggctccgCTACCTCACATAGATACGGTCCTGTTTGTCGCGCATGCGTGTGAAATGTTGCGCATTTCTGGCATCAGTGGACACGTTGTGCGTGCGCGATAGGAACTGAAcagtggaataggatagtggaaggggataaaggtggagagcctggatgGAGAGGGAATGAGATCTGGCCACACTGGGGCACAATGAAGGCAGCTCGGACcttcgtttaagagggcagcacggtcacactaatgtggcagatgtcgttaaagtagatttctattgtacaaatatgtagcagtcttcctttttaccgacaaaatcaatatttatttaaattcctaTTGATTTCTGAACTAATATTTATTTTGTGCACATACAAGGAGAGAACATGAAATAATAAATCATCTAACCTCATTTGCCACATTAGTGCagccgtgctgccctcttaaatgAAGGACCAAACTGCCTTCATTCTGCCCTCTGCTTGTACCGGCACACCgtgccagcataaagcgatactAGAGGTCTATTTAGTTTAGCCAGGCCCTCACAGTCCAGAATTTTGGCTCCTTTTATACATGTCTGTGACTGTCCGGCTGTAATTTGAGGAGTTTCGAGAGGCCCGCACAAAGGCCAagccacggtgcattatacaggtgtgccggcttccctcaaaaaactgaggcagatgagtcgtaagtctctggccgccgccagagtGGTTCCCCAGgtaccatgcgccgtctggcggcggccagagaattacgactcatctgcctccaaatttcagcattacagagatgctaagtcggcacacctgtataatgcaccgtgggcCAAGCGCAGGAGATCGTATCTAACCCCAAGGGTTCCCAGAACCTTTTATTCCCCTCTACACCCCAGGAGATGCCTATACTAGAGCCGGCCCGAACGCCGGAAAAGTTTCGGTACGTCCGTCACCAGACTCCCTCCTTACTTTTGAATCAAGAACATTTATAAaccaatattaatatttgagaaGACTGCTTCCATCGATACGTCATCACTTTGGAATGTAATCCCGTCAAGCTCCAGTGATTTTTGGAAAAGCAGTTTCAAGGCCTGCTCCTTCAAGCGTGCGATCCTATTGTTTCCCCTTGAAGGATCCACCGCGCAACAACCCCCACTGAGTAAACGTTCGAACTTATACTAGAATAAATACACAATATTTTCCGGTTAAACAAAAATTCTTGCTTCGACGTAAAAACCTCGACGGATTACGAGGAAAAGCCGAAACAAGACacaatagatttattcaatcaaGAAAGAGTATACAAGTATTATTATACGAAGGCTCAACTCTTACTACAGCTAATGCGATTTCAGAAAATCAACGAGTTGATAAATTATATCCTAAATGGCCATTACACTTTAAAAACTAAGAGAGCTCTCTTACAGTTTGTCATCATAGACAGCAGACATCCACGCGCAGTGATCCTCAACAGAGTTCCACCGGAACTCTGTACAATTGCCGGCCTCCTTTGCTGGCGACACTGCGGTTAGCCTTGCAATCCGTCCCAGCTTCGGTGTATACTGGGTAGGAGCTTCAGCGCTTCCAATGCCCTCAAATGTATAAGCGGCCTGGTAGGATCCAAGTATTGCCGAACCGAGTGGATAAGGACCCAACGTCCAACTTCCTTTTTAATCCGGGATCACTCCTCGAACGCGTTTTCACAACAACCATGTCAATCGCGACCACCCTGAATCGCTCGCCAGACCCGCGTATACATCGACACGATGAGACTATCATATTCCTTCACGGTGCATACGATCAACATTTAAAAATCGCGAACACTCACCAAGATCCAGATCGACAAGCGAAGCGATCGAAATCATTCAGAAACGATCGACACCTCAATCAGAAACGATCGACGCCTCGAGCAAGTAGCATCTCTCTTCGGGAATTAATTCAAGAAATTCGATAACGGACTTAGCCGCAGAAGGGAATTATTTCAATCCCCACCACTAGGGTTGACATCAACCAATCATCAACGATCCAGGAAATCTTCTACTGGAAGAATTTTGATATCTGATGGGGACTACACCTCCACCAGCGACTACGGACTATAAGGGAAGCCACCGGACACCATCAAATCTTCGGAGAGTTCTCATCAAATCTTCGGACAGTTCTCAGCTAGTCTTCAACAAGTTCTCATCGAGTCCTCAACAGAACACATCGAAACGTCAAACGGATCACGTCGAGCCTTCGAGAAACCGCATCAAACGGAACGATTCTTTCCATTTGAATCATTGGGAAGCAAGATTTCGATTACGGACACCTGTGCAACAATTCCAACCATTCTAAATCCACTATCACCGTTCTCTATGACGAAATAGAATCGGACGCTATAAATCATTTATACTTGGTATCCGTTATCTGAGAGAACATCACCTTCTTCTAAATACTCCTTTCCACTCGCGCGTGGATCAATCGAAAAACCAACTCATCGGCTGACGTGTGCGTGTGTGACGGGAAATAGTGTCACGAGTGAGAGTGAGAATCGCGTACCGGGCCCGACATTGTCCCTCCTCATTCACGGTCAGGCGGACTTGGTCTAGCCGTCCGAGAATTCCCGAATCCTGACTCAAACCCTCGACGATCGAATCGTCATATATTATTCGATCTCTCTCTCGGACCGGATCTGCGTGGCACGCCTCTACGTCGCCGCGAATCGCGAACGAAAAGTCGAGTGATACATCGAATCTTTCCAGAGCTTCATCCTCCGACGTGGCATTCGTGTATTACAATCTCATACAATTTTTGAACGAAAATTCTTAAATTGAATCCCTCGCAATATCTTTTCTAATGTCCAACCTCAGACGTAACAGTAACATAGGCAGAATATAAtatgctgtatttatttaaaaagctataTTGACTAGAACTTTTCAGAGTTCGTCGTGCCAATAGGtggcgaatacgttgttaagaaatttaaacgttataacaaaaaaataacaatttatttattactataGTAACAAAGGAAAGAATATTATCTGACAAATTGTACGGGGAAACAATTCATGAAACAACTCCAGCGGAGGTACTGAACGTTCTGGTTCGTTCAGTTTGTTGGCGTCCTGAAAAACGTTGACGGTGGACGCGCagacaaatataaaaataatattatttaatagcaataatattatatatttattaagtgAACAGCTACGTAATCTACATATCTAGAGACGCGGTAGCGTCTCGACGCCAAGTACATGAAAAATTACCAAACATCCTGTACCGATGTCGACTGTCGCTACCGTGTATCTTTACTCGTAAACCGGGCATTCTAACCTAACCTGAAACTTCTTTAGTTAATATCTCATCACGCCtgcaatattttctaaattgaaaGGCAGTTTGCTAATGTAAACCGCATATAAGCTTTCGAATAAGACCATATTCAATAAAATCGGTCCACGTATGACAGAGATATCGTAATATCATGTCATGGATGGGTCAAAATTTTAGGatttttcttcttcgtcttcgtcaGGAAATTTTCGTCAACATAATACGTATACGCGTTACACGCACACATTCAGCCAAATGGACTACCACACGTGTTtcgttcgtcgactctcgggATCATTCGGCAGGGCTCGGGCTCGTCGACGGCGTCACCTACCGCGGTCACCGCCAGATGGACAACGCGACGTAGCGTTTCTCGCAAGTAAAGTGTTGCGCGGGCGGTATTAATATATGAGTAGCGAACGCGGATATTCACCAATATTGGCTCATATTGATGATATTTCATGCGCGGAGAGAAAgagtgcgagagagaaagaaaaacagGCATACAGACCAGAGTGGCCAGACGAGTACGACCTTGAAACTCGCGAGGGGAGTAcagtaccccttctctgatgaccagcaatatgcgcaagcgcgacggggatcgagtaaggcgcatgggagacacgttgcgcttgcGCAACGGGGATCAAGTGGGGCGAATGACGACGCGTGGcgcttgcgcgatggggacgcaacaatgacagatgacatattacaagttttaggttattgcaggttattgccgcgtatcgaacctattacctacataatgaaatgaatcatatgaatcgttctagatattgtcaacattctttattataaataaaatgaattgtaacatgtgggagtttcagttgtgaaatgaagtatgcttattatgtataatatgtatgttgaaaaaaatgttgaaatctgtactactaagttacattccagtaaaatcataaatgtcctaaaaataaatcataatctattttaacacttttacggaatggacatagcaagttttgaaactacctttttcaatgcatatcttaaaaagttgtagtgagatttattaatgaactctacgacgaatacaatacgatacaataaaatataataaacaaataccgCGTGTGTCCAGAAATAGCTTTATATTTCGCTAAACAGTCAGAAGTTAaaatagacattcttttaaataaatttccatccAAAGTGATAGCTAAAAAAGCGTTACACCAGTGGTTCTTATTAGGCATAAAACCTACCGcacgagaaagaaataagttgaaaCGATTAGATGTTGTTGAATTTTGGGGCACCGTTAGCAATTTAAAGGATGAATCTGATAATTTGTTGTACGATgaaattgcaaaacttgcgTTTATATGCT from Lasioglossum baleicum chromosome 11, iyLasBale1, whole genome shotgun sequence includes:
- the LOC143213648 gene encoding uncharacterized protein LOC143213648 yields the protein MKYSYRKSAIPKRFARFVRGIEQIFKLRSRSPYRRHDERKQRSSLKNCPLRGKTLIKEAPAPRIKIKIPELESGTGEFLLDGGASVNLVVLDVLGEGAEIVSREEIEITGLTTNPIRTLGTTILHIHEAPAFFYVVKRLAIEADGLIGSPFLKQEEAEISYYHGTLVLKNKPIRPIRFSNYQQDSDVRTKHRIDARTSQQIAIRIANPRIKEGYLPRIKTHKQLYIGEAAVLNDGGKCHVMATNTSEEAIDVEIEPQIVEPYDILSTSDEDIYSEERAENSNGLKNRKTVSSSYVKNSVESLFYNIQISANHSSLQQTPLNMPLEPCLVKAK